One genomic region from Streptomyces sp. NBC_00457 encodes:
- a CDS encoding cation:dicarboxylate symporter family transporter → MTSAADKAPAAPRAKRDRTHYLYIAVIAAVAAGITVGLVAPDFAVELKPIGTGFVNLIKMMISPIIFCTIVLGIGSVRKAAKVGAVGGIALAYFTVMSLVALGIGLVVGNIIDPGTGLAVTDAVKETGQAQVTEAKNTEEFLLGIIPTTIVSAFTGGEVLQTLLVALLVGFALQAMGDTGAPILRGVEHIQRLVFRVLAMVMWAAPIGAFGAIAAVTGSAGLDALKSLAVLMLGFYTTCFLFVFIVLAALLRVVAGMNILSLFKYLGREFLLILSTSSSESALPRLIAKMEHLGVSKPVVGITVPTGYSFNLDGTMIYMTMASLFIADAMGTPMSVGEQIPLLLFLLVASKGAAGVTGAGLATLAGGLQSHKPALVDGIGLIVGIDRFMSEARALTNFAGNAVATVLIGTWTKEIDRERVDQVLAGHAPFDEQTLLDDGHGTQDTVPEQGGEKELAKA, encoded by the coding sequence GTGACCAGCGCAGCCGATAAGGCACCTGCCGCACCCCGAGCCAAACGGGACCGGACCCACTACCTCTACATCGCGGTGATCGCCGCGGTGGCCGCAGGCATCACCGTCGGTCTGGTCGCCCCCGACTTCGCGGTCGAGCTGAAGCCGATCGGTACCGGCTTCGTGAACCTGATCAAGATGATGATCTCGCCGATCATCTTCTGCACCATCGTGCTGGGCATCGGCTCGGTACGGAAGGCCGCGAAGGTCGGCGCGGTGGGTGGCATCGCGCTCGCCTACTTCACGGTGATGTCGCTGGTCGCGCTCGGCATCGGCCTGGTCGTCGGCAACATCATCGACCCGGGTACGGGCCTGGCGGTCACCGACGCGGTCAAGGAGACCGGTCAGGCACAGGTCACCGAGGCAAAGAACACCGAGGAGTTCCTGCTCGGCATCATCCCGACCACGATCGTCTCCGCGTTCACCGGCGGCGAGGTCCTGCAGACCCTCCTCGTCGCCCTCCTCGTCGGCTTCGCGCTGCAGGCCATGGGGGACACCGGCGCACCGATCCTGCGCGGCGTCGAGCACATCCAGCGCCTCGTCTTCCGCGTCCTCGCCATGGTGATGTGGGCCGCCCCGATCGGTGCCTTCGGTGCCATCGCCGCGGTCACCGGCTCCGCGGGTCTCGACGCGCTCAAGAGTCTCGCCGTGCTGATGCTCGGCTTCTACACCACATGCTTCCTGTTCGTCTTCATCGTGCTCGCCGCACTGCTGCGAGTGGTGGCGGGCATGAACATCCTCTCGCTCTTCAAGTACCTGGGCCGTGAGTTCCTGCTGATCCTGTCCACCTCCTCGTCCGAGTCCGCGCTGCCGCGGCTCATCGCGAAGATGGAGCACCTGGGTGTCAGCAAGCCGGTGGTCGGTATCACCGTCCCGACCGGCTACTCCTTCAACCTCGACGGCACCATGATCTACATGACCATGGCGTCCCTGTTCATCGCCGACGCCATGGGTACGCCGATGTCGGTCGGCGAGCAGATCCCGCTGCTGCTGTTCCTGCTGGTCGCCTCGAAGGGCGCGGCGGGTGTCACCGGCGCCGGGCTCGCCACCCTCGCGGGCGGCCTCCAGTCGCACAAGCCCGCCCTTGTGGACGGCATCGGTCTCATCGTCGGCATCGACCGCTTCATGAGCGAGGCCCGCGCCCTGACGAACTTCGCGGGCAACGCGGTCGCCACGGTGCTGATCGGTACGTGGACCAAGGAGATCGACCGGGAGCGCGTCGACCAGGTCCTCGCCGGCCACGCCCCGTTCGACGAGCAGACCCTGCTGGACGACGGCCATGGCACACAGGACACGGTGCCCGAGCAGGGCGGCGAGAAGGAGCTGGCGAAGGCCTAG
- a CDS encoding sensor histidine kinase, whose translation MHVRLPLPRSLAGQLFAVQAVLLTVVVLGYALFTYVSDRDQAEDAARRQAMGVARSVADSPSVREAIRTPDPSARLQPYALQVIEDADVDFVTIMNTKGIRWTHPDPAQIGQPFLGHIARALRGESFTETYTGTLGPSVRAVTPVEDGGKVVGLVSAGIKVEAISKRVQGQLTALIGVAAGALALGAVGTYVVNARLRRHTHGMNAAELSNMHDYHQAALHAVREGLLMLDGQYRVALINDGARELLGVSEEVIGRSVAELGLPAPLTGALLASEPRVDEVHLTADRVLVVNTSPVSGGERRGTVVTLRDVTELQSLMGELNSERGFTQALRSQAHEAANRLHTVVSLIELGRAQQAVDFATAELELAQALTDQVVAAVSEPVLAALLLGKTAQANERGVELVVSEDSRMDDGLLPESLPARDLVTILGNLIDNAVDAAQGSVRARVTVTAYTEGGSELVLRVSDTGAGVDPAHAEEVFQRGYSTKPAGPGGRGLGLALVRQAVTRHQGELTVTEAAGGGARFQVRLPLNSPVSERAVTGGVG comes from the coding sequence ATGCACGTGCGCCTCCCGCTCCCCCGCAGCCTGGCCGGCCAGCTCTTCGCCGTGCAGGCCGTGCTGCTCACGGTCGTGGTCCTCGGGTATGCGCTGTTCACCTACGTCAGCGACCGCGACCAGGCCGAGGACGCGGCGCGGCGCCAGGCCATGGGGGTGGCCCGCTCGGTCGCCGACTCCCCCTCCGTGCGGGAGGCGATCCGCACCCCCGACCCCAGCGCCCGGCTCCAGCCGTACGCGCTGCAGGTCATAGAGGACGCCGACGTCGACTTCGTGACGATCATGAACACGAAGGGCATCCGCTGGACCCACCCCGACCCGGCCCAGATCGGCCAGCCGTTCCTCGGTCACATCGCCCGTGCGCTGCGGGGCGAGTCCTTCACCGAGACCTACACGGGCACGCTCGGTCCGTCGGTGCGGGCGGTCACCCCGGTCGAGGACGGCGGGAAGGTCGTCGGACTGGTCAGCGCCGGCATCAAGGTCGAGGCGATCAGCAAGCGGGTCCAGGGCCAGCTGACCGCGCTCATCGGTGTCGCGGCCGGCGCGCTCGCCCTGGGCGCGGTCGGCACGTACGTCGTCAATGCCCGGCTGCGCCGCCACACCCACGGCATGAACGCGGCCGAGCTGAGCAACATGCACGACTACCACCAGGCCGCCCTGCACGCCGTACGCGAAGGTCTGCTGATGCTCGACGGGCAGTACCGCGTCGCGCTGATCAACGACGGGGCGCGGGAGCTGCTCGGGGTGAGCGAGGAGGTGATCGGCCGCTCGGTCGCCGAGCTGGGACTGCCCGCGCCGCTCACCGGCGCGCTGCTCGCGTCGGAGCCCCGGGTGGACGAGGTGCATCTGACCGCCGACCGGGTGCTCGTGGTGAACACCTCACCGGTGTCGGGCGGGGAGCGCCGCGGAACCGTGGTGACCTTGCGCGACGTCACCGAACTCCAGTCCCTCATGGGCGAGTTGAACTCCGAACGCGGCTTCACCCAGGCGCTGCGCTCGCAGGCCCACGAGGCGGCGAACCGGCTCCACACGGTGGTCTCGCTGATCGAGCTGGGCCGCGCGCAGCAGGCCGTGGACTTCGCGACGGCCGAGCTGGAGCTGGCGCAGGCGCTGACCGACCAGGTGGTGGCCGCGGTGAGCGAGCCGGTCCTCGCGGCCCTGCTGCTCGGCAAGACGGCCCAGGCGAACGAGCGGGGCGTGGAGCTGGTGGTGTCGGAGGACAGCCGCATGGACGACGGGCTGCTCCCTGAGTCCCTGCCCGCGCGGGACCTGGTGACCATCCTGGGCAACCTGATCGACAACGCGGTGGACGCGGCGCAGGGCAGCGTGCGGGCGCGGGTGACGGTGACGGCGTACACGGAAGGCGGCTCGGAGCTGGTGCTGCGGGTGTCCGACACGGGTGCGGGCGTCGATCCCGCGCACGCGGAGGAGGTCTTCCAGCGCGGCTACTCGACCAAGCCGGCGGGGCCGGGCGGGCGGGGTCTCGGCCTGGCCCTGGTACGGCAGGCGGTCACCCGGCACCAGGGAGAGCTGACGGTGACGGAGGCGGCCGGGGGCGGCGCCCGGTTCCAGGTGCGGTTGCCGTTGAATAGCCCGGTGTCCGAGCGTGCGGTGACGGGAGGTGTCGGATGA
- a CDS encoding response regulator, protein MTAAQQPIRVLVVEDDPVAADAHVMYVGRVPGFVAVGKAHTGAEARRALDRMPVDLLLLDLHLPDVHGLQLARSLRAAGHHADVIAVTSARDLTVVREGVSLGVVQYVLKPFTFATLRDRLVRYAEFHAAAGEASGQDEVDRALATLRAPSPAALPKGLSAPTLERVSVVLRDCADGLTATGVAEEVGISRITARRYLEHLVDAGRAARSPQYGTVGRPELQYRWVKGQ, encoded by the coding sequence ATGACAGCGGCCCAGCAGCCCATCCGAGTCCTGGTCGTGGAGGACGACCCGGTCGCCGCCGACGCGCACGTCATGTACGTCGGCCGCGTCCCCGGCTTCGTCGCGGTCGGCAAGGCGCACACCGGTGCGGAGGCGCGGCGCGCGCTGGACCGTATGCCGGTGGATCTGCTGCTCCTCGACCTGCACCTGCCGGATGTGCACGGGCTGCAGCTGGCCCGCTCACTGCGGGCGGCCGGTCATCACGCGGACGTGATAGCGGTGACGTCGGCACGGGATCTGACGGTCGTCCGCGAGGGCGTCTCGCTGGGCGTCGTGCAGTACGTCCTCAAGCCCTTCACCTTCGCCACCCTGCGGGACCGGCTCGTGAGATACGCCGAGTTCCACGCGGCGGCGGGCGAGGCGAGCGGCCAGGACGAGGTCGACCGCGCCCTGGCGACCCTGCGCGCCCCGAGCCCGGCCGCCCTGCCGAAGGGGCTGAGCGCCCCCACACTGGAGCGGGTCTCGGTGGTCCTGCGCGACTGCGCCGACGGCCTGACGGCGACCGGCGTCGCGGAGGAGGTGGGCATCTCCCGCATCACCGCCCGCCGCTACCTGGAACACCTGGTGGACGCGGGAAGGGCGGCCCGGAGCCCGCAGTACGGAACCGTCGGGCGACCGGAGTTGCAGTACCGCTGGGTGAAGGGCCAGTAA
- a CDS encoding extracellular solute-binding protein gives MPVRPTAVLPALVATALAAASLTACGGGSGSDPDTVKVSFKQSTDNNIKVLDTFLGDIKKQFEKENPGKKVELIPIKAPDAEYYTKVQQMLRSPKTAPDLVYEDTFLINSDIISGYLKPLDDYLAKWPDWNQFIDTAKAAARGEDGKTYGVPDGTDTRGLWFDKAIFAKAGLPANWQPKTWDDVLEAARTIKEKVPGVTPLNVYTGKPVGEAATMQGFEMLLYGTNDGTSDPLYDESSKKWIAGSQGFKDALAFVETVYKEKLGPDVADALDPNFPTRVRGELLPEGKLGINLDGSWLPQDWLEGSGHEWPEWSEKLGLAAMPTQNGQAPGKVSMSGGWTWAIPDKAANPDLAFQFIETMQTKANAKKWYIANSGIAVRKDVAADPEYVKAQPGIKFFTDLVSSTHYRPAFKAYPQVSTAVQEAMEGVTTGDMSVEEAASGYDEALKAATDDQVVEK, from the coding sequence ATGCCCGTGCGCCCCACCGCCGTTCTGCCCGCCCTCGTAGCCACCGCCCTCGCCGCCGCCTCTCTCACCGCCTGCGGCGGTGGATCCGGCAGTGACCCCGACACCGTGAAGGTGTCCTTCAAGCAGTCCACCGACAACAACATCAAGGTGCTGGACACGTTCCTCGGGGACATCAAGAAGCAGTTCGAGAAGGAGAACCCCGGCAAGAAGGTCGAGCTCATCCCGATCAAGGCCCCGGACGCGGAGTACTACACCAAGGTCCAGCAGATGCTCCGCTCCCCCAAGACGGCCCCCGACCTGGTCTATGAGGACACCTTCCTCATCAACTCCGACATCATCAGCGGGTACCTGAAACCCCTGGACGACTATCTCGCCAAGTGGCCGGACTGGAACCAGTTCATCGACACGGCGAAGGCCGCGGCCCGGGGCGAGGACGGGAAGACGTACGGCGTCCCGGACGGTACCGACACCCGCGGACTCTGGTTCGACAAGGCGATCTTCGCGAAGGCCGGCCTGCCCGCGAACTGGCAGCCGAAGACCTGGGACGACGTCCTCGAAGCGGCCCGCACCATCAAGGAGAAGGTCCCCGGCGTCACCCCGCTCAACGTCTACACGGGCAAGCCCGTCGGCGAGGCCGCGACGATGCAGGGCTTCGAGATGCTGCTGTACGGCACGAACGACGGCACGTCCGATCCGCTGTACGACGAGTCGTCGAAGAAGTGGATCGCGGGCAGCCAGGGTTTCAAGGACGCGCTGGCGTTCGTGGAGACCGTCTACAAGGAGAAGCTCGGCCCGGACGTCGCCGACGCCCTCGACCCGAACTTCCCCACCCGCGTCCGCGGCGAACTGCTTCCCGAGGGCAAGCTCGGCATCAACCTCGACGGCTCCTGGCTTCCGCAGGACTGGCTGGAGGGCAGCGGGCACGAGTGGCCCGAGTGGTCGGAGAAGCTCGGACTCGCCGCCATGCCCACGCAGAACGGTCAGGCACCCGGCAAGGTCAGCATGTCCGGCGGCTGGACCTGGGCCATCCCGGACAAGGCGGCCAACCCCGATCTCGCCTTCCAGTTCATCGAGACGATGCAGACCAAGGCGAACGCCAAGAAGTGGTACATCGCCAACTCCGGTATCGCCGTACGCAAGGACGTCGCCGCCGACCCCGAGTACGTCAAGGCGCAGCCCGGCATCAAGTTCTTCACCGACCTCGTCTCCAGCACGCACTACCGGCCCGCCTTCAAGGCGTATCCGCAGGTGTCCACCGCCGTCCAGGAGGCGATGGAGGGCGTGACCACGGGGGACATGTCTGTGGAGGAGGCGGCGAGCGGGTACGACGAGGCACTCAAGGCGGCCACCGACGACCAGGTCGTCGAGAAGTGA
- a CDS encoding carbohydrate ABC transporter permease — translation MTAAAPHAGPETAKSPPGPPGSPPAPPGNQLRRTLTRALPVSPALVLLVLFLAGPIAYCAYIAFTDLQLTGQAESSFVGFENFRKAFQDEAFLNAVWLTLVFTVLSSLVGQNTLGLALAALMQRASKPVRTLVGGIVITAWVLPEVVAGFLLYAFFRREGTLNAILDWLHLPSQNWLFTLPILAVSFANVWRGTAFSMLVYSAALNEIPKEITEAAEVDGASGWRRMWHITLPMIRRSIGTNLMLNTLQTLSVFGLIWVMTRGGPGGKSQTLPLFMYEQAFQNSLIGYGTAVALLLLLVGSAFSLVYMRLLRTEV, via the coding sequence ATGACAGCCGCCGCACCGCACGCGGGCCCGGAGACCGCCAAGTCCCCTCCGGGCCCGCCGGGTTCACCCCCCGCGCCACCGGGCAACCAGCTACGCCGGACCCTGACCCGTGCCCTCCCCGTCTCCCCCGCCCTCGTCCTGCTGGTCCTCTTCCTCGCGGGCCCGATCGCCTACTGCGCCTACATCGCCTTCACCGACCTCCAGCTCACCGGACAGGCCGAGTCGTCGTTCGTCGGGTTCGAGAACTTCCGCAAGGCGTTCCAGGACGAGGCGTTCCTCAACGCCGTATGGCTGACGCTGGTGTTCACGGTGCTGTCGTCACTGGTCGGCCAGAACACGCTGGGGCTGGCGCTGGCGGCGCTGATGCAACGCGCCTCCAAACCCGTCCGCACCCTGGTCGGCGGCATCGTGATCACGGCGTGGGTGCTGCCGGAGGTGGTCGCCGGCTTTCTGCTGTACGCGTTCTTCCGCCGCGAGGGCACGCTGAACGCCATCCTGGACTGGCTCCATCTCCCCTCCCAGAACTGGCTGTTCACGCTGCCGATCCTCGCGGTGTCCTTCGCGAACGTATGGCGCGGCACGGCGTTCTCGATGCTGGTCTACTCGGCCGCGCTGAACGAGATCCCCAAAGAGATCACCGAGGCCGCCGAGGTGGACGGCGCGAGCGGCTGGCGCCGTATGTGGCACATCACGCTGCCGATGATCCGCCGTTCGATCGGCACGAACCTGATGCTCAACACCCTCCAGACGCTGTCCGTCTTCGGCCTGATCTGGGTGATGACCCGGGGCGGGCCGGGCGGCAAGAGCCAGACGCTCCCGCTGTTCATGTACGAGCAGGCCTTCCAGAACAGCCTGATCGGCTACGGCACCGCGGTCGCCCTGCTCCTGCTGCTGGTCGGCTCCGCCTTCTCCCTCGTGTACATGCGCCTGCTGCGGACGGAGGTCTGA
- a CDS encoding carbohydrate ABC transporter permease: MALTLTSRRKRHKLAADAGLLVVAAAFCLPLAWVVLSAVDPDANLQVKAPDGLTFDNFDAILTQDITFTPLLNSLILCGGATLLTVVCAALAAYPLSRFRSRLNRPFLLTILFATSLPITAIMVPVYALFVQVDLIDTMQGTIFFFAASQLPFAIWLMKNFMDGVPKELEEAAWTDGASSFQSLIRIVLPLMGPGVSVVTVFSFVMMWGNFFVPFMLLLTPDQMPAAVSINEFFGNRGTVVYGQLAAFSIVYSTPVILLYVLVARRLGGGFALGGAVKG, translated from the coding sequence ATGGCACTCACGCTCACATCCCGCCGCAAGCGGCACAAGCTGGCCGCCGACGCGGGTCTGCTGGTGGTCGCCGCGGCCTTCTGCCTGCCGCTGGCCTGGGTGGTCCTGTCCGCCGTGGACCCAGACGCGAACCTTCAGGTGAAGGCCCCCGACGGCCTCACCTTCGACAACTTCGACGCGATCCTGACCCAGGACATCACCTTCACACCGCTGCTGAACAGCCTGATCCTGTGCGGCGGCGCGACCCTGCTGACGGTGGTCTGCGCGGCACTGGCCGCGTACCCCTTGTCCCGCTTCCGCTCCCGCCTGAACCGCCCCTTCCTGCTGACGATCCTCTTCGCGACGAGCCTGCCGATCACGGCGATCATGGTGCCGGTGTACGCGCTGTTCGTGCAGGTCGATCTGATCGACACCATGCAGGGCACGATCTTCTTCTTCGCCGCCTCCCAACTCCCTTTCGCCATCTGGCTGATGAAGAACTTCATGGATGGCGTGCCGAAGGAGCTGGAGGAGGCGGCGTGGACGGACGGGGCGTCGTCCTTCCAGTCGCTGATCCGGATCGTGCTGCCGCTGATGGGGCCCGGGGTGTCGGTGGTGACCGTGTTCTCGTTCGTGATGATGTGGGGGAACTTCTTCGTCCCCTTCATGCTGCTGCTCACGCCGGACCAGATGCCGGCGGCGGTGAGCATCAACGAGTTCTTCGGCAACCGTGGGACGGTCGTGTACGGGCAGCTGGCGGCGTTCTCGATCGTCTACTCGACGCCGGTGATCCTGCTGTACGTACTGGTCGCCCGCCGGCTGGGGGGCGGGTTCGCGCTGGGCGGGGCGGTCAAGGGGTGA
- a CDS encoding XRE family transcriptional regulator has protein sequence MRRPPALPNQPGPPFNATAAQRLRAALGMGPEHVARDLQASYGMPYATPDLVIAWEHGTLSPTSSELSALAGVLWCSQGELIGQPRTLREHRIARGIAPDDVARTLGLELAAYLRMEETGDWRGTDRQAAVLASLLDLSIPDFATVTGRDPKLAELLRSAVTTRWQAYVRPVAKLLPLDRRLLEVTLQELYDDYQGRMVATLSWGGGSDGSDRYGREFLDRILDLFWTRVGDRSPGV, from the coding sequence GTGCGCCGACCCCCCGCTCTGCCGAACCAGCCCGGTCCTCCCTTCAACGCCACCGCCGCCCAAAGACTCCGTGCCGCCCTCGGCATGGGCCCCGAACATGTCGCCCGCGACTTGCAGGCCTCGTACGGCATGCCGTACGCCACCCCGGATCTCGTCATCGCCTGGGAACACGGCACCCTCTCCCCCACCAGCTCCGAACTCAGCGCGCTCGCGGGCGTGTTGTGGTGCTCGCAGGGTGAGCTGATCGGGCAGCCGCGGACCCTGCGCGAGCACCGCATCGCCCGTGGGATCGCGCCCGACGACGTCGCCCGTACCCTCGGCCTTGAACTCGCGGCGTATCTGCGGATGGAGGAGACCGGCGACTGGCGCGGCACCGACCGTCAAGCCGCCGTCCTCGCCTCCCTGCTCGACCTGTCCATCCCCGACTTCGCCACCGTCACCGGCCGCGACCCGAAGCTCGCCGAGCTGCTGCGCAGCGCGGTGACGACACGCTGGCAGGCGTACGTCCGGCCGGTCGCGAAGCTGCTGCCCCTGGACCGGCGGCTCCTGGAGGTCACGCTCCAGGAGCTGTACGACGACTATCAGGGGCGGATGGTCGCCACGCTCAGCTGGGGCGGCGGCAGCGACGGCTCGGACCGGTACGGCCGCGAGTTCCTCGACCGGATCCTCGACCTCTTCTGGACCAGGGTCGGTGATCGCTCGCCGGGCGTGTGA